Part of the Oscillibacter hominis genome is shown below.
CTCGCTTTTGCTGGCCAACGGTGTTCCGATGGAACAGGTAAAAGAATGGCTGGGACACAGTGAGATTTCAACAACGGTGGATATTTACGGGCATCTGCAATATGCCACGAAAAAACAATCCGCCGCAGCCATTGAGCAGGACATTGTGGCGCCCATGCTGCAAAACCTATCGGCGGTTTCTCCATAAAAAGGAAAGAGGTCTACCAGCTTTTCGCTGGCAGACCTCATGGCGGAGATGGAGAGATTCGAACTCTCGCGCCGGTTTTGAGCCGACCTACCGCATTTCGAGTGCGGACCCTTCAACCGCTTGGGTACATCTCCAAATTTATGTTATATCCCTGGTCCCGACCCGCCGACCAATTCAGCCGGTGGAAATCGGGAAGAACAACAGGATAGAACAAGCAACATTATTCAATTTGAACTCGGCTGGAACCCGCATGGTTCCAAGGGTTTCAGCCGTTTGGCACTCCGCATAGGAAACCTGATTTCGAATCATTACACCAACTTGGATGATGACGGTAAATCAGGGACGATAGCGGTAACTACGGAACCCCAAAACATACCTCTCAAAGTGGCTGTCAGATGGCTGCTCTCATTATAGCCATTTTCCCGCAAAATTCAAGCCGTGGAAATTGGGAAGAACAACAGGATAGAACAGACCCCAATTCACAATTTGAACTTGCCCGCAAACCCGCATGGTTACTGGCTTTTCGGCAGTTTGGACTTCCAAAGTGGAAACATGATTTCGAGTCAGCCCCGTTATGACCACTTCGATACCGCTGCATGGATTTTTGCCTGCTCAAGAAGGGAGTGCAAAAAAACTGGAAAAAGGATAGAAGAGCTGTTACAATAAATCATGCACCTCTGAGCAGAACTGACTTAAGTATTATGCCACATTTTTTCCCTTCTGGCAAGTTGAATTTCTGATGATGCGGACCCTGCCTGCCCATAGAAACGCAGGTGAATCACAGACGGCATTATGGTCAGATGAAGTTTGGAGAAAATCAAAGAGGAGGTGGGCGGTATGGCGTCAATGCGCCAGACCAATCTGGAGATTGGGATGCCCTATGTGGATCAGGCCATTCGTAAGCTGGCGCTGGAGATTCAGACGGCCCGGACCATCCATGCGTCGGTTTTGAAGGTGATTCACGGATATGGGTCCTCCGGGACCGGCGGAAAGATCCGCACGGCGGTCCGCCGGCGGCTGGAGGAGATGCATGGGAGAGGGGAAATCCGCGCCTACATCCCCGGCGAAACGTTCTCCATTTTTGACCCGGTGACGCGGGAAGCGTTTCTCCGCTGCGCGGAACTGCGGCAGGACCGGGACCTGGACCGCTACAACAACGGCGTGACCTTCATTGTCCTGTAGCGCGGCGTGATATTTTCCCAATTTACCCCTGAAAAAATCGGATTTCTCCTTGACAGGATAGATGTTTCGTGGTATTCTTACAAAGCTGACGATTTCTTCGGAGGGCGCATGCAGGTGTAGCACAATGGTCAGGGCACCAGCCTTCCAAGCTGGGGATGCGAGTTCGATTCTCGTCACCTGCTCCAAATTCCATTTGCGCCAGTAGCTCAGTTGGATAGAGCAACTGCCTTCTAAGCAGTAGGCCAGGGGTTCGAATCCCTTCTGGCGTACCAACTCCTCTCTGGAATATAGATCAATCAGCCGCTTCCCGTGTGAAATTCCGTATATGTGGTGGGTGTAGCTCAGTTGGTTAGAGCACCGGATTGTGGTTCCGGGTGTCGAGGGTTCGAGTCCCTTTACCCACCCCAGACCGAGAATGGGGATCGGGAGAAATCCCGATCCCCTGCTCACTCCTCATATTGGGGTGTAGCCAAGTGGTAAGGCAAGGGACTTTGACTCCCTCACTCGCTGGTTCGAATCCAGCCATCCCAGCCAATACCTTTTTCAGGAAGCGTTTACAGAAGCATAAGAGATGACCCAGTAGCTCAGTTGGCAGAGCAATTGCCTTTTAAGCAATGGGTCCGGAGTTCGAGTCTCCGCTGGGTCACCATCGAAAAAGGCCTCAGGTTGTCACTGTACAGCCTGAGGCCTTTTTGCGTGATTTTAGCGGATGATTGCGCGAAAACGTTCAACTTCCATCCATAGTATGCCTTTTATGAGATTACTCTTAGGAGGAGTGCGGATGAGCAGGGAGGCCATAGGCGGGAACGGGGCAATTTTAGGCAGCGGGGAATATTGGAGCCGGGTGAACCGGGACACATGGTTCGGCGGCCTGATGCGGCAGCCATCGGAGACAGCTTATTGGGAGACGCTGAAGGAAATTGGAGATCGTGCCGCTGGAGCGGTGGAAGAAATTTATGAGGATCTGCGGAAAAACGAAAAACGGATTCAGAAAATCGAAGCCAGCGCACGAACTGCCCTTGCAAAACAGGTGCGGGCTTTATATGATGTCAGTAGGATGGCTGGCACATCCTGCAGTCACAGCGGCGAGTGCGAATCCCTATTGAACCTGTCCGGTTTTCTTGTGTGGAGCAATCCCTTTGGCAATGAGCGCGCGGTACAGGCGGCCGTCTGGAGGGCCAGGAACCATCCGGAGTTTTCCACCGGCGAGTGCATGGACCTCATCAAACGCGCGGCGGAGTGGGGGATTGGCTATGCCGCGGGCGGAAGCGGGAAAAAGCGTGCGTTCTTAGAGGAGATATCCCAGGGACAGGAGACGGGCTTTTTTGAAGAGGTGATCGAGGCATATGAAAGCGGCGAAGAGCCGGAGGCGCGGGGCAGCTGCGGTCATGCCATAGGCGGGAGCGAGTGCCTGACCCACATGGAGCGGGAGGTATTTGTGAAGGAACTTCCGGCGGCGCACAGCGCCCGCTGGGGAAGCCCTGATTACGCCGGCTTACTGAAAGATGAGCTGGAATCCATCGCCCGCCAGCTGGAGCGGGATTTGGAGCGCAATGAGCGTGAGAACAATTACATCACCGATGAAACCGAACAGGCGCTGAAGCTTGCTGCGGTCGAACTGGGGCGCTGCGGCGCGGGGATCGGTTCACTGGGCGGCAAGATCGAGAGGCTTGCGTGGTTCGTGGGCGGCGACCCGGCAAAAATCCGGCAGCTGCAACAAAAGCTGAACCAGTTAGGTGTGGGGGAACATCTCACCGAGGATGGAGTCTATGGGAAGAAAACGCTGGCAGCGTGGGAAAAGTTTTTAAGTAGACTGGAACACGGCACCGTGCCGACTCTCACTTGGATTGACCCGCTGCAAAGCAAACTGACAGGGATTAAAATTGGCAGTGCAAAATATGGGAAAAAATATGGTTTTCATGATGCGTTGATGGCGGGTACGCATCCATATATCAGAATCGATCCGAAACCGACCGGGACAGAAACAGTGTGGATACGTGGAGTAAAAACGACGATTAACTATCCTCACATTAATCTTGACAAGGTTCCCAACAGCAATTGGATTTACAATCAGCTCCAAAGTAGATTCAATCATCATGAGCTGTCTGGTGACGCATATAACGCGTTAAAAGATCTGAAAGCAACTGGTAAAAAAGTTCGCGTTGCAGGAAAGGTGCTGTTGGTTGCGGGAATTGCGTTGGATGCGCTGGAATTGGGGACAACCATTGATGCAGACTTGAAGGACGCGGACCGGAAGATCGGCAAAAAGACACTGTCCGCGGCGGCCAGCATAGGCGGGAGCTGGGCCGGCGCGGCACTGTGGGCAAAGATTGGCGCGATTGCCGGTGGAATGACCGGCCCCGCAGCGCCTGTAGCGGTTCCGGTACTCAGTTTGCTGGGCGGTATGATCGGGTCCGCAGCCGGGGATTGGCTTGCACGGGAAATCGTGGACATCACATATGTAGAGGACTGACATTATGTGGAACAGGAAAAAGGAACTGAAAGAGAATCAGCGGCATGGGAACCGCAACAATACATTTTTGTCATACTTGACGTCCCATCTCTACCAAACGGAGTTGGAGGAAGACGATGAATTCGAAGACCTTTATATTCTGGAGGAAACGCATTTTCCTATAGCTGGCGCTGATGCGTATTTCCTGGAGGCGAAAAAAGAATTTAAGGACGACTACAGTCTCCATACGCCTATGTTTATATTTCGGTTGATGCAATATTTGCTGGAAGGATTCGCTGTGGTTACATCCGTTCAGGACAGGCCGATAGACCCCCTGTTAATTGAGGAGATGGCAAACTATCGTCTGGTGCCTCAGAGGTTTGTGCCGGCGTATGTGCGATTTTCCAATAGTAGCCCAAGAGAGGGAGAGCGGGTATATTACGATGGAAAGGAGGCCATGCTGACGCTAACGGATGGTATGAATCGAGGAGTAGTGGAGCCATTTTGCACCACGCCGGGAAATTGTGGAAGCATTTGCTTATCCCAAACCGCATATAGTAAGGAGTTGCTGGGAACTTCGCCGTCTGACTATGCGGATATAGAGAAATACTGTGAAAGCTCAGACTGCTTTTTTACATTAAATTACAACATGAAAACGTTGCATATGATTCTTGAACACGGCCAATTCAGCGAAGAACAGATGTTGAGCAAGCTGCGTGCATTTTGCGAGGCAAACGGGAAACGGCTCTGTGTGATGTGGCCGGAGGATCCGGCGCTGAGATAGGAGTACCAAGCCCGCATCATAGAAAGAGAGACGATGAAATCCGGCTCTTTTTATGTTTGATGGGGTACGAGGAT
Proteins encoded:
- a CDS encoding Smr/MutS family protein, with protein sequence MASMRQTNLEIGMPYVDQAIRKLALEIQTARTIHASVLKVIHGYGSSGTGGKIRTAVRRRLEEMHGRGEIRAYIPGETFSIFDPVTREAFLRCAELRQDRDLDRYNNGVTFIVL
- a CDS encoding peptidoglycan-binding domain-containing protein: MNRDTWFGGLMRQPSETAYWETLKEIGDRAAGAVEEIYEDLRKNEKRIQKIEASARTALAKQVRALYDVSRMAGTSCSHSGECESLLNLSGFLVWSNPFGNERAVQAAVWRARNHPEFSTGECMDLIKRAAEWGIGYAAGGSGKKRAFLEEISQGQETGFFEEVIEAYESGEEPEARGSCGHAIGGSECLTHMEREVFVKELPAAHSARWGSPDYAGLLKDELESIARQLERDLERNERENNYITDETEQALKLAAVELGRCGAGIGSLGGKIERLAWFVGGDPAKIRQLQQKLNQLGVGEHLTEDGVYGKKTLAAWEKFLSRLEHGTVPTLTWIDPLQSKLTGIKIGSAKYGKKYGFHDALMAGTHPYIRIDPKPTGTETVWIRGVKTTINYPHINLDKVPNSNWIYNQLQSRFNHHELSGDAYNALKDLKATGKKVRVAGKVLLVAGIALDALELGTTIDADLKDADRKIGKKTLSAAASIGGSWAGAALWAKIGAIAGGMTGPAAPVAVPVLSLLGGMIGSAAGDWLAREIVDITYVED